The Vigna angularis cultivar LongXiaoDou No.4 chromosome 6, ASM1680809v1, whole genome shotgun sequence genome contains the following window.
TTCGCTCACAGTGAGTATCAACGTTAGAGTTCCaagcaatttttattttcaatagaaTTAAGCATGAGAACCAGTAATGAGTTAAACTCAAGTAATGGTGATTTTCGTCATGCAGGGGAAAAAATGCAGAGCAACTTAACTCGCATCGTGATGGTCTCATGGCTCTTGCTAGTTCTGATCCTTAACTCATCCTACACTGCTAACCTTTCTTCAATGCTCACGGTTAAACAACTGGAACTGAATGTCCCAGATATTCAGCTGTTGAAGAGGAACAACAAGACAATTGGTTGCGATGGTGACTCATTTGTTAGGTCGTTCCTAGAGAAAGTAGAAGGGTTCCCGCCTGGgaacataaaaaatatcactGATGAATACACGTATGATggtttttttcaaaataacagcATAGCAGCTGCCTTTCTTGAACTCCCATACGAAAAGGTATTCATCACTGAATACTGTAACAAATACACCGGTTCCACTCCCAGAACCAGATTTGGAGGACTGGGCTTTGTAAGTGATAATACTAGTGCATTTCATTTCATTCCATTCCATTCATCATTACACGAATTCAAATTCTTAGTGTGAGTGTTTATGCAGTTTTTCTTTGTTGCTTGAGCTATGGTTTTCTATTTGAAAAATGTTAGAGAATCAGACTTTTCCCATTAGATTTTAAGAGACAATTGCACATAATTATCTTTATAACCATCTAACTCAGTCAAAATATagagtaaattttttttggatgTCTATCTACTATTACTCTTCCAGTTATGACAGTTTTCAAATAACTTAGCACAGATGTTCCAGAAAGGATCGCCAGTGGCCAGAGATGTGTCAAAAGCTATATTACATATGTCAGAGAATGCAGAGCTGAAGAGGTTGGAGGAGAAGTGGTTGATTAGCTCCGGCAAGTGCTCCAACACGACCTCCGACACCAACAACCCGGAAAGTTTGAAGCTAAGAAGTTTATGGATTTTATATGTCATCTCTGGTGCTACTTCCACCATTTGTCTGCTACTATCAACCATCCAATCTCTGGTAAAATCAACTAAGCAACGCCAACGCGTGGCACCAGAAGGCAATGACACCCCAGATTATCAAAATGCGTGGGAAAAGGTGATTGCACATGTAAAGCAGATTTACAACAAAAAGATCAATAATTCAAGAGAGACACGGACACAGGTTGTTACTGATTTTCTTCCAGACAGGGTCACGAGAGCATGACCGGTTCCCCAGTGCCTGAAAATTCAATGCTCCCTTCTCCATCACCAGGGTTACACATGACAACACAGACATAGGAATCACCAACACTTCAAAGtagttgctttttcttttacttttaaacatTTTCTGTTAGCAAAACATATGTAAGTGCCTCGTGAATTGGCAACATGTAAATAGACTTTTCTCGAATAACAACTTCGATAGTTCATAACTGGCTCTTCAATTCTCCCAATGTGGTAAAAAGAATCGTTCAAGAAGCTGCGTTGGCGACTATTCTAACTGAGACTACCAAAAATGTAGCCATAGTTACGACCTTCATCAATATGTATGAAACATACGTTCAGTGCCGGAGTTTCTTTTCAGCCCTATTCCTCTCACCAGATCTATTATTTTcgaaattttttctttaaaacaagaattaaatCTTAGTGTTGttagtaattaaataaaatataattgttctatattatttatttgtgtacaaaataaaagtgggggaactattttataattggtagaaaataaaTTCTCTTATATAAACATTAGACATTAAAATTAGActtaacttaaatatattattttagtttcaaaattattaattaagataCTCCACTGCAGAGATGCGAACATTCCCGGAAAATTATGTTTACAGAAGGAGCAAAAGTCTGTGTAACTACAACATATAATTTTCGGATTAATGgtaaagataaattatatatgatacaattgaaagaaaatgcataatatttatcaattttttatatgactAAAATTGGTAGCAATTAAATActaacaaattaaacaaaattaaaaaaaaaatcagaggCTAAAAGTaagtgtaataaaaaaataaaaagactaaatttaaaaaaatagaaacaaaaattataaattttgtaaaattggacCAAATACTGAAAATAAATACAcgtaataaaaaggaaaaatatttaagcataggaaaaaaaataaccCAACAAGATAGATAAAAGATGGAACTGCAATTGGTGTGGCCGTTTAGGTGTAGGGTTCCACGTGTGGGAGCAGGAGGCGTAAGCAGAGGAATACGAATTGGGAGCGCCAGAGTGAGAAGAAAAACAGTGAAGGCAATGCGAGCGGTGGTTCAGCGCGTGGCCTCTGCCTCCGTCGAGGTCGAAGGCCGCATAGTCTCCGAGATTGGCCCCGGCCTTCTAGTCCTCGTAGGAATCCACGACACCGATTCCGAGGCGGACGCCGATTACATGTCATCTTCATTTCTTCGCCCCTTTCATTCCAATTTCAAATTCCCGTTACTCAAATTAGTTTTGCTCTTTTAACAGATGCCGAAAGGTCTTGAATATGAGGCTGTTCCCAAATGAAAATTCGGGTAAAGCGTGGGACCACAGCGTAATGCAGAAAAATTATCAGGTTTTGTTGGGTGAGTGAGTGATCCGTGCTAGCATTTTCAATCTCAGTTATGGAATgtaaaaatttacttatttatttgctgactaatgatttatttattgattttgtcttTTTAACAGTGAGTCAGTTTACGTTGTATGGATTCTTGAAGGGTAACAAGCCGGATTTTCACGTTGCGATGGCGCCTCAGAGAGCCAAACCATTCTATGCCTCTTTGGTTGACAGGTTTAGAAGCGCCTATAATTCTGACGCAATCAAGGGTATGGTATCTATACGTTTCTTGATactttctcttctccttttgtAATTAATATGTTAGTTTATGGAATTTAATTTCCGtcattttaaacaattttagttggttaattaattataaataattgttaaaatgaCTTTTACTTTCTATTTGAACAGAGGAAAGAAAATGCGATTTCTTCTGgtagaaagaaaatatgaaaagaattgagtaaaaatataattgggAAGTTGTATGATTGgaaaaataaagagagagaaaaatatatatttatttaaaaatttctttaatcCTTTTTGCAGCTTTTCTAAATAATTGGTGTGTGTAATTGATTATGGTAATTCTTAAAGGATTATACTAACAACATACATGGTTTGTAAATACATGTCACATTATCAATTTTCCCTTCATATAGTAATGATATGCTTCTACCATCCTTCCacattgagttttttttttttttttttaattatagaataATATCTATACTGGAAGAGTTTTATAaggattttattttagttgaaatAGATCTTATTAGGTAAGATCACTTTTAAGCAATTGACATTGTatgttttaatgaattttatttcaattgaaaGGAGCTTATAAAAATCTACCGTCTAGGGCGCTTTAGGGAATGAATCACGAATGTCAATAAACAGAATACTTTTTTCTACTTTCAACTAATTTTGCCGATGAAATTTCACGCtatttgttcaatttttttttaaagatttaaagtGCATTCAAAACATACATGCATTACCAAACCCTAAAAATTACCTTCTTGCAATTCACTCTCATTCGTTGTTTTGTCTCATCTTTCGGTGATAAATTGAAATAGCTATTCGTTTTTTTtccattaatatattaaatatacagGTTACaacttttaagtatttaatgtaGTTAGAACTTAATATAGCATGCTATAGAATGTACAATAGTACATATAGTGAGTTGGATTGAAATGTCGTACACGTTTTCCTTTGCAAGGACTCAGGGTATTTATGAACTTgccattaattattttaacttttctctcttccatGACAAAGCAGTGGAACTAATATTAACAGGTTGTGTATTGGTCATCAAGACGAATTACAGTAGAATCTTTTCGTGCACTCTATTAAATGAAGTTAATGTTAATTCAGAAATTTGGTTGACATGCAATGTCCAATTCCCTCATTCATTCTTATCATCGTTATAACAGTCAAGTCTTTATGCTGATGGCTAATTAAATTATagtaaaacataattttctgAATACCTAAGATCATGCTGACTGTACAATTTGATTCCCTTGACCTAATAATTAGTTTCTTTATGTGACTTTGTATTTGTTGCTAGGAGTTTTAGTTGTATTTGTTGCTAGGAGTTTTAGTTGTATTTGTTGCTTTGTATTTATTCATACAAGATCTGGTGAAACCCTATCTTAAGCTCCTTTCAATTTGAAATGCAGATGGTGTATTTGGAGCAATGATGAAGGTAAAAAATATGCCACTCAATCACCGTGCAGGTCTCTTAGTTGATTGACAATTTGTAATGATGTCTGTGTTAACAATCCTCCCATTTGTAATGGGGAGCAGGTAAATCTGGTCAACGATGGACCAGTCACCATGCAGCTTGATTCACAAACATCCAAGTAAGTTGATGATGTTACTTTAATTCTGAACCTGAGATGTTGTTTGTCCTTTCTGTTATTAGAATTTCATTAACAATTCACATAATCCAGGAATACCGTTGATGCAACAGAGTCTTAATCAGTGACCGATCTGGCTTTACGAAATTGAGGTTGAATTAATGATCAAATTGTAAGGCATTATAGTTTTGTTCATTGTATTTGAAGTTTTGTCTCCCCCAATGCAGTGATCCCATTTTGTAACATTATTTAGTTTAAAGAATGCCTTAGAGTTCGATTGTCCCTGTCCCTCCTgccttaaataatatttttggacAAAACAAACTAATACTATATCAGATGACTACTAATCGGTTACCTGTTTCGAGATCCGGTGGTCATATGCCAAGGGTCTATTTGTATACTAATCAGAagggttttttcttttattaaaaaaagttttttaaataagtaattataaaaaatatttctaggTATCCAAATAAGCTCATGATTTATAACTGACGAGGTTTTCAACATTTTTTGCTGTGATTATTTACTAGTTCGTTGCACCTAATTTCCGACAAGTTTTGGCCCCGGAGTTTAATTATATTGCTGCGAAAGCACCTCGTCAGAGGGAAGATGTGACCTAGAAGGAAACAGTTTATAATTTCAACGTGACAACTGTTGGTggtcatatttttcttataaacaatAGTTGAAAACGATTGGCTACAGTAATGGCTTAATTTGTGCTTTCAAACAGCCCCTTAATAAACCACAagacttttataaatttttatttgataaaaaaggTTACAATTTAAGCTATTCAAAAAGTCTTTTAAGTGTAATGACtgctttatttaattatttataagaaGTGGTAttgtttttactattattaacttatactaaatattataatttatttaaaatgtgtCTCGCTatagctgtcaaaacgggttaTCCGATTTGATTCGGTCAGTAAGCCAATCAAATCCggttcatttattagcgagttaGAAAAATTCAAATCCGGCCCAACCTACAACGGATTGGTAGGTAAACGAATTGGTTtactgactcacttaattacaatttttttaaaaaaaaaatttacaaaccttttataatttaaatctaaacaaattttactttcaaatttcaCTCGGtggttaattaattatgaaaataatgaatttaaataattttttcaagcaaaagtaataataaatatttttttaataaaattaaaatttaattttaataaaataaacttaggTAGGTGGGGTTGGTGGGCCAATCCGGCCCATCACGGGTTCAACCCAtatgagccgggtttaaataAGTCGGGTttaaatctgacccgcataaaaaatatacaattttttcaattccAATTGGGCTCGAATCCGTGGGGGGCTGAGCTAGCCCGCGGATtgtaacccattttgacagctgtCTGACTATTGAtctatatacaaaaataaatttaaaaggttattaaggaattaatttatttcttgcTTAAAagttctattttaaaataagatattgtTGATGTAATATAATAAGCGcataattatacatatatagaGAGAGGACAAATGTTAATTAATCAAGACGATAAAAcaatttctaatttatattCTCTCAAATTGAAGTGGTTAATGAAGGAGTAAGAATTTTCTAAGAAAGTGATGGAGTGAATGAAGAATAGTCTTCCCACCAATATTTGCAACTTCGAAACTGTATAGATGTAAGAGATTGATATAACATGATATGATACCAGTATTTCTCCTTTggtttcttcaatttcttttacatatttttcgTGGTCAAACTTGCTATTCTCGGCCTGTATATCAGTGCTTACAGGAAAGTTTGTCTAAGATCATATAACATATGTATCAAGTAATCAAGTGAAAATCTTGacgaaattttaaaaaaaaatggaaaattctgttataatttatttatatatttgtggaattaaatttgttttaacggatactaaaaaaatacttaagaaTACTTTTTAGATAACTTGATTGAAATTCAGAGGTTTTTTATCATACATCCTTGATACTGAGCAccgatatttaaaaaaaaaatactttttaaagaaGTATCGGTGAATAATGGGACGGCTAGAAAATTACGTGTGTATGCTGGAACAAGTTGGGtgtgatatataaatttttggtgttaaaaatagaaaagaaaaggtgtGTGAGTGAATGGTAGAGAGGGACATCCCAACAACAagtatgaaaaattaatattgcaAAATGAATTTGTGTGCAGAGTGAAGTTGTTGATCAAACTGAGAATGATTTGGTGGGTGTGAGCTGGAGATAGTGGCGCCTGGTCTGTTTCTTCAGATGGACCCTCTTCCATGTGAAACTCTTTCATTAACTTCATAAAATCTCATGGTTGATGCAACCTCTCACAATTCTGGCACAAccttttaatgttttctttctctctgtcTATTTATTTCGGATAAGGATAAAATGACATGTTTTTATTTCAcatctattataaaaataatataattataaaaaaatgtaaattttttatatttaaaaaaagataatatcatataaatataaaatatttgtatatattaaagTATTCTTTCTCATTTATTTTAGTTCAAGCAAATCACTAAATTTCACTAAATTCTTTATGCAAAATCTGCtttcttcattataaattttgaaaacaagttATGGAAACATTCCATGGATTATCAGTCTTCTatactctttttattttttacttgtaTAACTCTTTATCTGTCTTTAGTACAATAGTTATGACATTTTGGTCTTAATAACTAATCTGGTTGGTGAATCGTATACTAATATATTTGGTTTTAAAACTagttatactatattttatatatttacaaatatttatttatcatgtattatCAATAATATTCTATAAATAATACATGTGGTAAAAACCTTTTgatatagttttaatattttgattacagTGTAAATTTTGCCTTTTATAATCGCATTTCATTTAATTCCttaactctaaaataattcAAGGCCATTAACATAAAAATCATTGTCATGTTGAACTgttcttctactttttcttgttcatttcaaaatttcaatggACGATTAGTAGCTCTCTAAAATGTTGACTAGGGCAATTTATGCAAGAAAGTCCAATGCTGAATCCCAATTTCTGAAAAGCTACTAACACTATAGCCACGTTTTTTGGTGGaaaaacaacatcatcatcatcaattgtCAAATGGAATTCTATAATTGGTGTACACAAGCTGTAAGTGTTGACTACAAATTTATGATGTTGACATCGATACATGCTGTTCATTTCTCTTATAAAAAAGATTCACATGACATTACATGATAAAActatatgagaaaaaaattatcagaatAATATATGAATACTTCCTCTGTTGGAAAGATGtaataattagtaaaataaaataaatcacttatctattaagaaaaaactaaacaaaatctATCATTGAAACAATTAATGATTTGTGAAAAAGGATTAACTATTCCGTTGCCGGGACTTGAACCCGGGTCTTTCGGGTGAGAGCCGAATATCCTGACCAACTAGACTACAACGGAACACTTGGTAAATGACTTActtattaacattaataaattcGTTTTCTTTCGTTAGTTTAACAATttctagttttttatttttcgaatTAGTACTTTcataaagttaattattttaattgacaaatttctttaaattaataaaattatgtaattttattgttaCGAGCACCTtcgttaaaaatattttatactaagaCAAAATGGAAAACTATTTTAATCTTTGCATATAGACACTTGTACAACTTAACTAAATCATTGATTCAATTATGGAGTCTGTACGACttaattttatagatttatttttctgtaaCACCTAAGTTAAAGTTTGTATAAAAAAGACTATTGAGATAGTTTGAACTTTGAATAGATATATAGCAGTAAAATATGTGTGTTTTCTTctataaaaatatgttcttaaTTAACTTTTCTTTGATCTCATTGCTTAACGTAATGATAATTAGTTGCACAAATTAAATAACTTGTgtataacttatttaaatttattatatgaaagagtaaattttaggtttaattgcttgttttgtcTCCAATTTTGTTGAAGTGTGTCAAGTTCgtccattcttttaaaaaagttgcaAGTTCGTCcatgttgagacctcggcaagtgtaccgaatcgtacaagtaataaaccggtaagtccggaaatcgttttcccaagagatttgttttgattcacagaatgattaaagtttactaatttagcgattaattttacaacacaagtaagatttgcatacagatgaaattaaagtggtaaaaacagatgaattaaagttcactggggttgattttcaagttcatcactcaagtaatttttctactaacacaattcctcaaaattaagcatcaacatcctaggtgcatgcagtcctgatctctcagatgaccgttcagaatcattcaaactaaatcctaatctcttagataattcagttatcagatttgccttaatcacaatgtcacagatgactaagaatttcctcctatgtctaggactcgaaatcctttagcagttctatcctaggtccgcggtctcatacatttctcaatgatttaaccgttcaaatagctcagattctcatcataggcatgaataataaagatagaacacaaaattcatacaagatcatgcattaatatagaaattacaaagagtttcagaaatgtactctcaaccctagtgaaatggagttctagctacacatatacatcatagaagcgataaaggatggattggatggtagaaagtggTGAAATTCCACTCCGGAGCACCCAAAACGAGCATGGACACGAGCTGCAGAGTTCCCCCTAGCTTCTCCCCTCCAGAACTGACTGGTTTCTGCCTTtggatcgcgtttttaaagaaaGGACCTTAAGTGACTTTTCGCTGGGCGAGTGGGCTAGCTGGGCGAGTTGTTCCAGCTAGCTGGGCGAGTTGTTCCAGCTCGCTGGGCGACTggctcgctgggccactggttcctggtcgctgggccactgatgcgctctggctgggccactggtgcgctctggctgggccactggctcgctgggccactggttcctggtcgctgggccactggttcacTTCTGGCTGGGCCTCTGgtgcgctctggctgggccactgatGCACACAGGGTCTCTTTGAtattatccaatccttattctattgcaaaaataaacacacaaaagcatcaaaacacacatttaaacattacaaactatacttacatcaacaattatatacttttcatgagaattaatactaaaacttactcgaaaacacaacattttaagtaacaaaagcaagtaaagtttacacctatcaaactcccccaaacttacatattttcatgtcctcatgaaaataaacaatatcaaCAGAAAAACGAACTCAACAAAGCAGTTAgtattccatcacataatctctgtcacaaaagtaaggattgtacctacacctccaaatattcagatcaaatgttataacttctatattaacaagttcttgaatccgaaatgataagacaaccagaaaaagaatagTACAAATGTGCTCAATTAGTGTTTACCTcaacctgcaagtgtttacacTCAAATTCACGCTCAAAGTGTtatcaactacttcatcaacttttgcaagtcatctcatatacacatcaaacattctgatttaaatcaaaaggactttctcaggttataacttggcttggctagaagaaacatggttttacaaggaaacaaaacaacactaaagaagaggagaacaagaacataacaacattgaaactttatttatcaacttcctcttcattcatcacataacacattttttttctctaactttgatataattttttttttcatattgcttttcatcagtttaagactcaactgattatgatttcccccaaacttaatttctacctatcatcttgacaaatatgtttcttgttctcttctcctagagtgttggataaggtagattgttcTGTAATATGCTGAGggttcacaaaaatatatataaggctcaaaCAGGATCACAAAGGATTAATATTCACATATGGGTagtcatctggccaagtagctaatttcatcaaacaaaactgcctttctcatttctaaaccagaatgtatctgtgttaataagaattatgcaaaaaccaaattcatagcaataacaacttctcacttgctctcaaagctttctcagtacactcagatattcaacttctgggtcaccatcaatcagattcaagaataaatcatatataatcataacacaagttctaaaactcagattctgcaataacaatctcacaatcatgccagttatcatggacagaattcaaaattcaaattcaaacttcaaacacacatttcacaatcaaatcattgcagaaacaaaattcaatccacacaaccagaCATATTCAGATTCAATCCAGACAACCAAAAgaactgaaaacataaatagatagagttagaaagctgggttgcctcccagtaagcgcttgtttaacgtctttagcttgaCACTAAGAAGCTCTCTGTGGTTGAACCAATGGTTTGAAATCATCCTTCATGAATATTATATGCATGGAATAAGAAGAAGGACTTATTCCGTTCAGATCAGAATTTGACCAACCTACAGCTCCTTTGTCCACTTTCAAGAATTCAGTTAACTTTTCTCCCTCCAGAGTGGATACAGCATTGCTGATGATCACAGGTTTATTGTCAGCTTTGTCAAGAAAAGCATACTTCAAATGTGAAAGtagcaacttcaagtccagcttcttttcttttatctctttttcatCAGATGGAATCTCCTTCAAAGCATCTAGACTCTGtatacattcatcaattaacTTCTCTTCATCTACAAgtaaaaattcacaagcatcaacAAGAGTTCTTTCAAGAGGTGATGATATGTGCATCGTCTTCTGTGCCATCATGCAGACTTCCTCAAGCTCATCAgtttgaaagcatgtatcttcatcatttgggtgagacattgcttcaaaaacattaaaatttacttcttcattctcaactctcaatttaagctttccatcatcaacatcaatcaatactcgagcagtcttcatgaatggtcttcccaaaatcaaaggaatttctttatcctcttccatctccatgacaacaaaatccactagAAATAAGAATTTGTCTACCTTTACCAACACATCTTCTACTACTCCATGTGGATATTTGATTgatctgtctgccaattgtagagtcatgcgtgtgggcttcaactctaattctccaatcttcttaaacattgacagaggcataagattgatgctggctccaagatcaattaacgctttcccaatagccagtttaccaatggtgcatggaattgtaaaactgcctggatctttaaactttggtggaagcaacttctaaatgatagcactgcactggccctgtacttctatagtttcttcctcaatatactttctcttctttgtgagcaaatctttcatgaattttgagtaagcaggtatttgtttcagttcttctgagaagggcatcttgatttccagtttcttgaaaatatcaatgaaactcctgaactgtttttccttctcgtttctagag
Protein-coding sequences here:
- the LOC108342446 gene encoding uncharacterized protein LOC108342446, with translation MELQLVWPFRCRVPRVGAGGVSRGIRIGSARVRRKTVKAMRAVVQRVASASVEVEGRIVSEIGPGLLVLVGIHDTDSEADADYICRKVLNMRLFPNENSGKAWDHSVMQKNYQVLLVSQFTLYGFLKGNKPDFHVAMAPQRAKPFYASLVDRFRSAYNSDAIKDGVFGAMMKVNLVNDGPVTMQLDSQTSKNTVDATES